A portion of the Parasteatoda tepidariorum isolate YZ-2023 chromosome 5, CAS_Ptep_4.0, whole genome shotgun sequence genome contains these proteins:
- the LOC107443904 gene encoding 2,3-bisphosphoglycerate-independent phosphoglycerate mutase, whose translation MSVCLVVIDGWGISDVKEGNAIYHANTPVMDALSKSEGQYLTLDASGLSVGLPAGLMGNSEVGHMNIGCGRVMYQDIVRINMDVESKKIGENPNFLDCVNNAKSGNGRLHLLGLISDGGVHGHIEHLYALLEAAKKNAVPNTYVQFFADGRDTAPTSAHKYVQQVLDKLNELSYGSLATVTGRYYAMDRDNRHERIKLAYEGLVQGIGEKTSPSEVVSLIQKRYESKDDPQTDEFLKPIIVDEKGCIQDGDTMIFINFRADRVRQISEAFGIKRQFETDKVPQNLKICTMTQYKKEFPFTMLYPPTVPVNVLSEWISKKGATQFHCAETEKYAHVTFFFNGGQEKAFEKEDRCMVPSPKVATYDLQPEMSCMGVANEMVKVIDAKKYPFVMCNFAPPDMVGHTGKYEPAIKGVEATDGAIGLLVEACKRNGFTLLVTADHGNAEKMIGDTGGPHTAHTTNRVPFIMAGSKKFKTPSHNAALCDVGPTVLALMGLDQPSEMTGQCLLA comes from the coding sequence atgagtgtTTGCTTGGTTGTTATCGATGGTTGGGGTATTTCAGACGTAAAGGAAGGAAATGCAATTTATCATGCCAATACACCGGTAATGGATGCTCTGTCAAAATCCGAAGGACAGTATCTTACATTGGATGCCTCTGGTTTATCTGTCGGTCTCCCAGCTGGATTAATGGGCAATAGCGAGGTTGGCCACATGAATATTGGTTGTGGACGTGTGATGTATCAAGATATAGTCCGTATAAATATGGACGTTGAAAGCAAGAAAATCGGTGAAAATCCCAATTTCTTAGATTGCGTTAATAATGCTAAATCGGGCAATGGTAGACTTCATTTGCTGGGTCTTATTAGTGATGGAGGAGTTCATGGACATATTGAGCATCTTTATGCCCTTTTAGAAGCAGCTAAAAAGAATGCTGTACCTAATACGTATGTACAGTTCTTTGCCGACGGCAGAGATACGGCTCCCACGAGTGCCCACAAATATGTTCAACAAGTTCTGGACAAATTGAATGAACTAAGTTATGGTAGCTTAGCTACTGTTACCGGTCGATATTATGCTATGGATAGGGATAACAGGCACGAAAGAATCAAATTGGCATATGAAGGTTTGGTTCAAGGAATCGGTGAAAAGACATCACCATCAGAGGTGGTGTCCCTTATACAAAAGCGATATGAAAGCAAAGATGATCCCCAAACTGATGAGTTTCTGAAGCCTATTATTGTGGACGAGAAAGGCTGTATTCAAGATGGTGATACcatgattttcataaatttccgTGCTGACAGAGTGAGACAGATATCGGAAGCTTTCGGCATCAAGAGACAATTTGAAACAGACAAAGTACCTCAGAATCTGAAAATATGCACCATGACAcaatataaaaaggaatttccTTTCACAATGCTCTATCCTCCTACGGTGCCGGTCAACGTGTTGTCCGAGTGGATTTCAAAGAAAGGTGCTACTCAGTTTCATTGTGCCGAAACTGAAAAATACGCCCATGTGACATTTTTCTTCAACGGCGGTCAAGAAAAAGCTTTTGAGAAAGAAGACAGATGCATGGTACCTTCTCCCAAAGTTGCAACTTACGATCTTCAACCTGAAATGAGTTGCATGGGAGTTGCGAATGAGATGGTAAAAGTTATAGACGCAAAGAAATATCCTTTTGTTATGTGCAACTTCGCTCCACCCGATATGGTTGGTCATACTGGCAAATATGAACCCGCCATCAAAGGTGTCGAAGCAACCGACGGTGCTATAGGACTTCTAGTTGAGGCGTGCAAGAGAAACGGCTTTACTCTGCTGGTGACGGCAGATCACGGTAATGCTGAAAAAATGATTGGGGACACAGGTGGCCCCCATACAGCCCACACAACCAACCGAGTTCCATTTATTATGGCAGGatcgaaaaaatttaagacCCCATCACATAATGCTGCACTTTGTGATGTTGGACCTACTGTTCTTGCACTGATGGGACTTGATCAACCTTCAGAAATGACGGGTCAATGTCTTTTAGCTTAA